From Maniola hyperantus chromosome 21, iAphHyp1.2, whole genome shotgun sequence, the proteins below share one genomic window:
- the LOC117992245 gene encoding mitochondrial glutamate carrier 1-like isoform X2, whose product MSSKQTPPPVQQFNLLPKIINGGIAGIIGVSVVFPLDLVKTRLQNQTVGPKGEKQYKNMLDCFKQTYRAEGYFGMYRGSAVNIILITPEKAIKLAANDLFRYHLTLPDGSLPLIRQMAAGGLAGACQIVITTPMELLKIQMQDAGRQAMEAKKSGQKVRAHNGHAVDSKPAQGARYIRAVQGSVGDGRQGRLIQYRVLPDVRHTQRSWPQRARRHFAALLVVVSVGMRGGLDCGAGRQPHGRGQDAHADHHEGRPPV is encoded by the exons aTGAGTTCCAAACAAACCCCACCACCGGTTCAGCAGTTCAA TTTGCTGCCGAAAATTATAAATGGCGGTATCGCCGGAATTATAGGTGTGTCTGTCGTGTTCCCCTTGGACTTGGTGAAGACTCGACTGCAGAACCAAACAGTGGGACCTAAAGGAGAGAAACAGTACAAGAACAT GTTAGATTGTTTCAAACAGACGTACAGAGCGGAGGGCTACTTCGGCATGTACCGAGGGTCCGCGGTCAACATCATCCTCATTACGCCGGAGAAGGCCATCAAGCTCGCCGCTAACGATCTCTTCCGGTACCACCTCACACTGCCCGATGG ATCACTGCCATTGATTCGTCAGATGGCCGCGGGCGGGCTGGCGGGCGCGTGTCAGATCGTCATCACCACGCCCATGGAGCTGCTCAAGATCCAGATGCAGGACGCGGGCCGCCAGGCTATGGAGGCCAAAAAA AGCGGGCAGAAAGTTCGAGCGCATAACGGCCATGCAGTTGACTCGAAACCTGCTCAGGGAGCGCGGTATATTCGGGCTGTACAAGGGAGTGTCGGCGACGGCCGCCAGGGACGTCTCATTCAGTATCGTGTACTTCCCGATGTTCGCCATACTCAACGATCTTGGCCCCAAAGAGCCCGGCGCCACTTCGCCGCCCTTCTG GTGGTCGTTTCTGTCGGGATGCGCGGCGGGCTCGACTGCGGCGCTGGCCGTCAACCCCATGGACGTGGTCAAGACGCGCATGCAGACCATCACGAAGGACGGCCGCCAGTATAG
- the LOC117992608 gene encoding tol-Pal system protein TolA-like, with protein sequence MSSKLLTLFAATILACAAEIQPAKRSAGGWDVSGLIPGLVQVSGVTAAPAGWSSDTSSDVAGAIAAAKAAASAVMAAQKQVAAVRHAALEQQSAASAKEAEAAIAAHKSEEASRAARAHALEAAQAAVHAQAQLAAAKARAAAAQKIAAAREAAAARAIQRAAQNQAAKLQSADLEALKLSVIQSSGAAGAAGAAQHAATAAAAALRPAGWTPTWKSTWTPSGPWAWA encoded by the exons ATGTCTTCAAAGCTTTtg ACTTTGTTTGCGGCAACTATATTAGCTTGTGCAGCTGAAATCCAGCCAGCGAAGAGAAGCGCTGGGGGATGGGATGTATCCGGGCTGATACCCGGCCTGGTGCAGGTCTCAGGGGTTACTGCTGCTCcag caGGATGGTCGTCAGATACAAGTTCGGACGTAGCTGGCGCTATAGCAGCTGCAAAAGCAGCAGCCTCCGCTGTTATGGCAGCTCAGAAGCAAGTGGCCGCTGTCAGACACGCGGCACTGGAGCAGCAAAGTGCTGCCAGCGCTAAGGAAGCCGAGGCTGCTATTGCTGCTCACAAGAG TGAAGAGGCATCAAGAGCTGCTCGAGCACACGCCCTCGAGGCTGCTCAAGCCGCAGTACACGCACAAGCTCAACTGGCTGCAGCTAAAGCTCGCGCCGCCGCTGCCCAGAAGATAGCCGCCGCTCGAGAAGCTGCCGCAGCCAGAGCAATCCAACGCGCTGCTCAAAATCAAGCTGCGAAGTTGCAAAGCGCCG ATCTAGAAGCATTGAAGCTGTCAGTAATCCAGAGCTCTGGAGCTGCAGGTGCAGCTGGCGCAGCGCAGCACGCCGCTACGGCTGCAGCTGCAGCTTTACGTCCAGCTGGATGGACACCTACTTGGAAATCCACCTGGACTCCTTCTGGACCTTGGGCATGGGCTTAA
- the LOC117992245 gene encoding mitochondrial glutamate carrier 1-like isoform X1, with translation MSSKQTPPPVQQFNLLPKIINGGIAGIIGVSVVFPLDLVKTRLQNQTVGPKGEKQYKNMLDCFKQTYRAEGYFGMYRGSAVNIILITPEKAIKLAANDLFRYHLTLPDGSLPLIRQMAAGGLAGACQIVITTPMELLKIQMQDAGRQAMEAKKAGRKFERITAMQLTRNLLRERGIFGLYKGVSATAARDVSFSIVYFPMFAILNDLGPKEPGATSPPFWWSFLSGCAAGSTAALAVNPMDVVKTRMQTITKDGRQYSSIMDCITKTFTQEGPTAFFKGGACRMIVIAPLFGIAQAIYYIGIAENYLGIK, from the exons aTGAGTTCCAAACAAACCCCACCACCGGTTCAGCAGTTCAA TTTGCTGCCGAAAATTATAAATGGCGGTATCGCCGGAATTATAGGTGTGTCTGTCGTGTTCCCCTTGGACTTGGTGAAGACTCGACTGCAGAACCAAACAGTGGGACCTAAAGGAGAGAAACAGTACAAGAACAT GTTAGATTGTTTCAAACAGACGTACAGAGCGGAGGGCTACTTCGGCATGTACCGAGGGTCCGCGGTCAACATCATCCTCATTACGCCGGAGAAGGCCATCAAGCTCGCCGCTAACGATCTCTTCCGGTACCACCTCACACTGCCCGATGG ATCACTGCCATTGATTCGTCAGATGGCCGCGGGCGGGCTGGCGGGCGCGTGTCAGATCGTCATCACCACGCCCATGGAGCTGCTCAAGATCCAGATGCAGGACGCGGGCCGCCAGGCTATGGAGGCCAAAAAAG CGGGCAGAAAGTTCGAGCGCATAACGGCCATGCAGTTGACTCGAAACCTGCTCAGGGAGCGCGGTATATTCGGGCTGTACAAGGGAGTGTCGGCGACGGCCGCCAGGGACGTCTCATTCAGTATCGTGTACTTCCCGATGTTCGCCATACTCAACGATCTTGGCCCCAAAGAGCCCGGCGCCACTTCGCCGCCCTTCTG GTGGTCGTTTCTGTCGGGATGCGCGGCGGGCTCGACTGCGGCGCTGGCCGTCAACCCCATGGACGTGGTCAAGACGCGCATGCAGACCATCACGAAGGACGGCCGCCAGTATAGCTCCATTATGGACTGTATCAC AAAAACGTTTACCCAAGAAGGCCCGACGGCTTTCTTCAAGGGAGGCGCGTGCCGTATGATCGTCATAGCGCCTCTATTCGGCATTGCTCAAGCCATTTACTACATAGGCATAGCAGAAAACTATTTAggcattaaataa